Within the Natrinema pellirubrum DSM 15624 genome, the region AGCCGACGGTCACGCCGTCGACCGGCGTCCAGTCTGCTGGGTGGTGGTCCGCCTCGCCTTCGAGCACCCGAAGAACGGCGTATCGGAGGTACTCGTGGGCTTGGTTGTCTGTCGTACGAGCGACCTGGTCGTGTTGCTCGGCAACGTGCTCGGCTTCCTCAAGGACCGTCGTGAGATAGGGTTCAGTCATCATTCGACGGAGGTCAGAACGCGCCTCCGCCCCTCTGCGGGCGCTGAAAAACTTAAGATCAGACACGGCATCATGCACTTTGAAAGTTCAGTTTGGTATCATCGTTCGAGTACCTCTGCATCGGGGTGTTTTCCAGCTGGACCGGCAACTGCTTTCGCACGCTCGAGTTCACGGATCTCTCTCTGAGCTTGTCGTTCAAGCAGTTCGTCCCGCCGACACCGTTCACGAGCGACATCGTCGACACCGTCCTTGCCATCGATCGTGAAATGCTTGCCACGGTGATCGATTTGCTCGAGCATCAGTACTGATCCTCGGCTTCGTCCACTGCAGCATCTCGAGCGTCCGCTTGGAGGTGCTCGTAGCGGACCTCACAGCTGTCCGAACAGAACCGACCAGAATACCCTGTCCGATCGCGAGCAGGTTCCGAACACGTCGGCATTCGGCATTCGTCGCGGTCAGTCATCTGGCGATCCCTCGATGTAGGATCCGAGTTGTTTCAGTGGCTGTCGGCGTGATTGTTGTCTCTCTTTGTCTCATGGGTTGCTACGGTGGGCTCCTTTCGAGCCCCCGCACCCCTTTCGGGGGATACAAACCGTCTCGAGTGACGAGATCACTCGACAGTCAGCGGCTGAACGTCCCATCTGGCGCAGGGACAAGTCCCGTCCGGATCTCGAGGTCGACACGGCGAAGATGCTTACAGCCGTTGTCTGGCTGGCGCTGCTCGAAATCAGGACAGGTACACGTCGCTGCTTCGAGATCGACCTTGTAGGTGTTCCCGCTTTCACTCTCGACCTCGTAGATCGGGCCCACTGTCCCAAAGCGGACGTCCAACTTTTCGTTCAGTGCACGGCGCGTTCGTGGGTCGTCGATCGAGTAGCCACCTGCCTCGAGGGCAGTCGGTGGCTGAGGGTTGTCGCAGGAGGCGGTGAACTCGTCGCGATGGTTGCGCTCGTGGCCGCATTTTCGACAGCGCCAGTACCGGGTCCGATACTCGTAGCTGTCTGTAAGATCGATGTCGTAGGGCGATGGTGCTTTCCCGGGGAGCCACTCGTCGATTGCGACGAGTTCGTGTCCGTTTAGACGAGCGGTATCGCCAGGATAGCTCTGGGATCGGTCGTTCGAGAATTCGCCGTCAGTCGAACGTTCTCGATGCGTCTCGCTCTGAATCGGTCGGTCAGTACTTATCGATATCTCGAGGCGGACGGAGTCGCGCCTCAAGCCTTCTGGCGCACAAAAACCCTTGTAGAGCCAACAGCAGTGAAATACGTCGGGAAACTTCCTCGGATACCATCTTCCTGAGAGCGAAGAACGGTCGAACGGATGGGTCTATCTAGCTACACCACCGAACCACCGTCCAATTCCGCTATCTGACGATCAGTACTGAAGCTACATCGTATCGACCGTCTCCAATCGGTGTGATTACTATCAGGGGCATGTATAACGGAAACGAGATGGCAAACCGGGTTCCCTACCATCACGAAATAGATAAACAGTTCTCGGTAGATTTCGTCAGTCCCCTGCTTGAGGATGTGGGAGAGCGTGTCGTCGGATACGAAGGCCACAAATCGGTCAAGGTCGAGTCGTTCGAGTTGGATCGAACTGTCTACGTCGTCTATCGGTGGTTTGCGTCACTTAGTGACGGCGCGTATCCACGGCCTAAAGGCCGTGGCATTGTGCCTGTTCAACCTGTAAGCGATTAT harbors:
- a CDS encoding SWIM zinc finger family protein, whose translation is MSTDRPIQSETHRERSTDGEFSNDRSQSYPGDTARLNGHELVAIDEWLPGKAPSPYDIDLTDSYEYRTRYWRCRKCGHERNHRDEFTASCDNPQPPTALEAGGYSIDDPRTRRALNEKLDVRFGTVGPIYEVESESGNTYKVDLEAATCTCPDFEQRQPDNGCKHLRRVDLEIRTGLVPAPDGTFSR